GGTGTCCGCCGCGCGCGACGCTGCGGCGGGCGCCTCGTCCGGCGGCCCGGCCGGGAGGGCGGGCGCTCCAGTTGGCGGGCTCGCCGTAGGACGGGACGTGGCGCGGGGCGGGCACGCCGGGCCGGTGCGGGGGCCGGGCGGCGGGGCGCTGCCAGTCCGGGTCGCCCATCACGAGCAGCGGGTCGAACATGACGACGACGGCGGCCAGGATCAGGAAGACCGCGGGGCCGATCAGCATGGGCAGGAGGAGCGAGGTGGCGGTGGGACCGCCCCCTGTGCGGGCCTCGGTGCCGTGCAGGTGGACGCTGACGGCGGCCATGGCGGTGTAGTGCATACCACTCACGGCTCCGCCCATCACCAGGCTCGCGCCGAGACTGGCCAGAAATCCATGGACGGAGACGGCCGCCCAGAGGGCCGCGGTGGCGGCCACGACGGCGATGACCACGGAGAGGGCGACGGTGAGCGTGTCGTACTCGATCCGCCCCTGGAGGCGCATACCGGCCATGCCGAGGTAGTGCATGGTGGCGACGCCGAGGCCGGTGATGGTGCCGCCGGTGACCAGGGTGAGGGCCGTCGCCCCGCGGTAGCCGACGATGAAGATGCCGATGCCGACCATGAGGACGGCGACGCCCAGGCTGGCGAACGTGATGGGACGGTCGTAGTCGATGGGCGCCTGCTGGACGGAGAAGCCCATCATGGCGATGAAGTGCATCGTCCAGATGCCGGTGCCGATCGACGTGGCGCCGAGGGCGAGCCAGCCGGCCTTGAAGGTGTCGTGGTGGCGGAGCGATCTGGTGGTGCACCTCAGACCGAGGGCGCCGCCGAGGCAGGCCATGAGAAAGGCGGCCACCGGCGTGACGAGCCCGTAGCTGAATCCGTCGACCGTGCCCTGCATGAGCGTGTGTCCTCCACCCCTGGTGCAACGTCGTCCGAAAACAGTCGGTACCGCTGGGTAGTACTACCGGGGCGAGATTATGGCGCGCCGGGGGCCCGGCGACCACGTGACCGGGGATTTTCCGTTCGCGAGACCGGAGCGAGACCGGCCCGTGATCTCGGTGGCGGCCCGGGCCCGACGGTCGGCGTCGGACCCCGGCCGGGTGACGGGCAGCCGTTCCGGGCCGGGGTGTCGGTGGCGGGTCGTACCGTGGGCGGCATGGACATCGACACGGGGGCGAAGGCGGGACCGGCCGGCCGGGAGCGGGCCGGCACGGTGGAGTGGGCGGTCGTGGAGAGCGCCATCGGGCCGCTGTTCCTCGCCGCGACCGGGCGGGGGCTCGTGCGGGTCGAGTTCCACGCCGACGCGGCCCGGCGGGAGCGGATGCTCGACCGGCTGGCGGGACAGCTGGGCGCGGAGCTGGTGGAGTGCGCCTCGGGGCGGCTCTCGGAGGTGATGCGCCGGCTCGACCGGTACTTCGCGGGCGAGCCCGACGAGCTCGACCTGCCGCTCGACTGGAGCCTGACGACCGGCTTCAACCGCCAGGTGCTGCGCGAGCTGGCGGCGGGCGTTCCGTACGGGACGGTCGTGGGGTACGGGGAGCTGGCGAGGCGCGCGGGGCAGCCGGGGGCGGCGCAGGCGGTGGGAGCGGCGATGGGCGCCAATCCGCTGCCGGTGGTGGTGCCGTGCCACCGGGTGGTGGAGAGCGACGGCGGCCTCGGCGGTTTCGGGGGCGGTCTGGAGACGAAGCGGCAGCTCCTCGCCCTGGAGGGGGTACTGCCGGCGCCGCTCTTCTGAGCGCGGGCGGCTGTCGGGGAAGGAGGCGGCGTTCCCATCCGGTGGGACGGCTGGCACACTCACGTAAGTGACACATACCCCCAGCGCCCCTGACGCCACCGCGCCCGGCCGGATATCCGCCCCCGTCACCCCAGTCACCCCCGCCGAGCTGCCCGCGCTCCGCCGGCGCGTCCAGGCCGGGCTGATCGCCACCCAGGTCCTGGGAGGGCTCGGCATCGCCATCGGCTTCGCCCTCGCCGCCGTCCTGGCGCGGGACGTGAGCGGCACCGAGGCACTGTCCGGTCTCGCGTCGACGGCCTCGGTGGCCGGGTCCGCGCTGCTCGCGATGCCGCTGGCCACGCTGATGACCCGGCGGGGACGCCGGGTGGGCCTCGTCCTGGCGTACCTGCTCGCGTCGGTGGGCGCCGGCGTGGTGGTGCTCGGGGCGGTCCTCGGGAACTTCCCGCTCCTGCTCGTCGGCCTCGTGGGCTTCGGTGCCGGGTCCTCGGCGAACCTGGCGGCCCGCTTCGCCGCCGCCGACCTCGCCGAGCCGGACCGCAGGGCCCGGGCCATCTCCACGGTGGTGTGGGCGACGACGATCGGCGCGGTGCTCGGTCCGAACGTCGCCGCGCCCGCCGGACGGAGCGTCTCGGGCCTGGGGATCCCGGCCGCCGCGGGCCCGTTCGTCTGGGCCGCCGGTGTCTTCGTGCTCGCCGCGGCCGTGGTGGCCGTGCTGCTGCGTCCGGACCCGCTGCTCACCGCCCGCGCGCTGGCGGACGGCGGGCCGGGCGGGGCGGCGGAGGGGCGCTCCCTCCGGGCCGGCATGGACGCGGTGCGGAAGTCCTCGCGGGCCCGGATCGCCCTGGTCACCATCGCCGGCTCGCACACCGCCATGGTGTCGATCATGTCGATGACCCCGGTGGCGCTCACCCACCACGGCGCGGACATCCAGCTGATCGGACTCGTGATCAGCGGCCACATCACGGGGATGTACGCCTTCTCGCCGCTGATGGGCTGGCTGTCCGACCGGCTCGGCCGGCTCTCGGTGATCGGGCTCGCGGTCGGCCTGATCGGTACGGCGGCGCTCGTCGCGGGCACGGCGGGACCGTCCCACGGCCGGATCGCCCTGGGTCTCTTCGTCCTCGGCCTGGGCTGGTCGGCCGGGCTCGTGTCCGGTTCGGCGCTGCTCACCGACTCGGTTCCGCAGGCCGCGCGGGCCGCCGTCCAGGGACTCTCCGACTTCGTCATGAACACCGCCGCCGGGGTCGGCGGCCTCGTGGCCGGCCTGATCGTCTCGCAGGCGGGCTACGGACCGCTGAACGCGATCGCCGCGTGCCTGCTGCTCCCCATGGCGGCGCTGGCGCTGCGCGGCGCCCTCCGCAAGGCCTGAGCCACCGGAAGTCCGGAGCGGTCACCGCGGCACCGCGGGCGACGACGCCCCGGCGGCCAGTCGCCGTGGGGCTCCCGTGCCGTCGGCGGGCACCGACCAGACCGCTCCCCCGTATCCGTACGCGAGGGTCTCGGTGTCCGTCCACAGCGCCTGGTCGTCGAAGCCGCGCCGCTCGGCGACGGGGTGCTCGCGTCCGGTGCTCAGGTCGAGGACGTACAGCCGCCACGGGTCGCGCGGGCCGTCGGACACCCGTTTCTTGAAGGCGATCCGGGTCCCGTCCGGGGAGAGCGAGGGGCATTCGACGTTCTCCCGCAGGGTCCGGGCGGACCAGTTCCGCATGTCCCCCTCGACGAGGTGGGTGCGGCCGCCGGTCGAGACGGTGGCGTAGAAGCGGTTGTCGTCGGCGGCGAAGGTGACCCCCCAGTAGTTGACGTCGGGGGCGTGGTGGCGGCGGCCGTCGAGGGTGAGCGGGATCTGCTCGATGTTCTTCACCAGGTAGCCGGTGCGCAGGTCGAGGATCGAGGTGCGGGTGGCGAAGGCCGAGCGCGCGTACGAGTCGCCGGTGGCGAACATCGTCCAGGCCAGCATGCGTCCCGAGGCGGAGACCCTGGCCCGGCTGGGGATGCCCGGAAGGCCGATGCGGCGGACCTCGCGGAGCCGCCCGTCGAGCACGAGGACGTACGAGCGGGCCGGCACGCCCGGCCGCCGCTGGAGGCAGAGGGCGGTGGAGGCGGCCGCGTGGAAGCGGTCGCAGGAAGGGCCTCCCGTCACCCGGCCGCCGGGCGCGGCCGGGTCCACGCGCGCGATACGGCCGCCGGCGGTCTCCCGGACGTAGAGCGCCCCGGTGCCGCCGTCGAGGGTGAAGCCGGGGTCGGCCGTTCCGGTGGCGGCCGCCCGCCCGGAGGCGGCCCGCAGGGTGTAGACGGTGGCTCCGCCGCCGAGCAGCAGGACGGCCAGGACGAGGATCCCCACACGCGCGCGCGTGGAGGCGGCGATGTTCATGACGCGGTCCCTTCGGGGGTGGGCCCGGACGGCAGCAGTCGGGCGGCGCAGCACAGGGCCGCGGCGAGGGCCAGGAGCGCCGCGACGAGCGCCGTCTCCGGTCCGCTCGCCGTCCACACGGCGCCGAAGGCGACGGCGGCGGCGAGCCGGGCGAGCGCCTGCGCGGTCTGGACGACGGCGAGGCCGCCGGCCTGCCGCCCCTCGGCGAGGAACGGTCCGGTGAGGGCCATCAGGACGCCGTCGGTGGTGGCGTAGAAGACCCCGAGCAGCACGAGGACGCCCACGAGCGCCGCCGGGCCGGGGACGGGGGCCAGGAGCAGTCCGTAGGCCAGGAGCAGGGCCCCGTGCCCGTACAGGAGCGGCCCGCGGCGCCCGAAGCGGTCGGCGAGGCGGCCGGCGGGGACGGCGAGCAGGAGGTAGACGCAGGCCGCGCCGAGCGGCAGGAACGGGAACCAGGTGGGGTCGAGGTCGAGGCGCCGCTGGAGCAGCAGGTAGAGGAAGGAGTCGCCGACCGTGGCGGCGCCGAGGAGGGCGGAGCAGAGCACGATGCGGCGGTACGCGGGCGAGCGTCGCAGGGCCGCGAGGAGTGCGCCACGCGCGCGTGGCGCCGTCTCCCGCGGCGACGTGTCCCGCGCGCGCCCGGGGACGAAGAGCAGCCAGAGCAGGACGCCGAACGCGCCGACGCAGAAGCTGACGGCGAAGACGGCCTCGTACGTCTCGGCCGTCGCCCACAGCAGCGCGAAGGCGGCGAGGGGTCCGAGGAGGGCGCCGGTGGTGTCCATGGCGCGGTGGGTGCCGAAGGCACGGCCCAGGTCCTCGGGCGGGCTGTGCAGGGTGATGAGCGCGTCGCGCGGGGCGGTGCGCACGCCCTTGCCGAGCCGGTCGGCGGCGAGGGCCCCGGCGATCCAGCCGGTCGCCCCGCCCGCGAGGAGGAGGCCGAGCCGGGAGCAGGCGGAGAGGGCGTAGCCGAGTCCGGCGACCTGCTTGTGGCGGCCGCCGCGGTCGGCGGAGGCGCCGCCGAGGAGCCGTACGAGCGCGGTGGCGCCGGTGGAGAGGCCGTCGAGGAGGCCGAACTGGAGCGGGGAGAGGCCGAGTCCGAGGACCAGGTAGAGCGGCAGGACGGCGGTCACCATCTCCGAGGAGACGTCGGTGACGAGGCTGACCGTGCCGAGGGCGAGGACGGTGCCGGGGACGCGCCGCCGGGTCCCGGTGGGACGGGGCGGCGCGTCGCGGCGACCGGTGGTCGCGAGGTACATCAGTGGCAGGTGTAGGTCGGGCCGGAGTCCTTGACCTGGTCGTCGGTGCCGACGTACTGCCAGCTGTAGGTGGTGTCGGTGAGGTTCAGCTTCAGGACGCCGTACGTGCCGCTGATCCGCTTCTGGCTGTTGGGCTGGACGGTCTCGATGTCGTACGGCTCGGCGCCGCCCATGCCGCCGACGATCTCGACGATGCCGTCGGCGGTGGCCTGCCCGTTCGGGTCCTGCGGGGCGAAGCGCTCGTAGTGGTGGTCGTGTCCGTTGAGGACGAGGTCGGCCCTGGCCGCGTAGAGGATCTGCCAGACGGGCTTGGAGACGGGGTCGTTGCCGTGGCCGCCGGAGGAGTACAGCGGGTGGTGGAAGTAGGCGGCGACGCAGCCCTTGGTGTTGCGCGCGAGGTCGTCCTTGAGCCACTGGATCTGCGCGGCGTCGTCGAAGGTGTTGGAGTCGAGGGCGACGAAGTGCCAGTTGCCCTGGTCGTAGCTGTAGTAGGGCTTGCCCTGCGGGTAGGCGATGGCGCCGAAGTACGACTTGTAGCCGGAGAACGCGCCGGCCGGGTCGTAGGACTCGTGGTTGCCGGGCACGGGCCGGGTCTGCGCCTTGAAGGCGCCCCAGGTCTTGTCGTAGTAGTTGCGGAAGTCCGAGAGACGGGCGTCGTCGTACTGGTTGTCACCCATCGTCAGGTAGAAGGACGGCGCGATGCGCTGGGCCAGGGCGGCCGTCTTCGGGTGGGCGCAGGAGCTGCTGGAGGCCGTGCACTGGGCGGCGATGTCACCGGCCGCGACGACGGTGAAGGCGCCGGTGGGCGGGGGCGTGGTGGAGGTGGTGCCGTAGACCTCCACGGTCCAGAGCGAGTAGCCGTACGAGGTACCGCGGGCGGTCCCGTACACGCGCAGGTAGCGGCCGGTGCCGGTGAGTCCGGTCCAGTCGTCCGTGGCGCCGTTGCCCGCGGTCTCGGTGGCGAGCCGGGTCCAGGTGCTGCCGTCGGCGGAGATCTCCACGCGGTAGGCCTTGGCGTAGGCGGCCTCCCAGACGAGTTTCACGCGGGAGACCGTGGCCGAGGGGCCGAGGTCGACCTTGATCCACTGGGGGTCGACGCCCTCGGCGCTGGCCCAGCGGGTGGTGGCGTTGCCGTCGAAGGCCTTCTCGGGGCCGAAGGTGCTGTCCTCGACGGAGGAGGAGGTGGCCGGCCTGCCCTGGGAGATCAGGGTGTCGGCGGCGGCTCCGGCCCGGTCCGGTAGGGCGAGCAGGAGTCCACCGACGAGCAGCAGCACGGCGGCGAGGACGAGGGGCAGACGGTCGGTGGTGCGGCGAGGTGGGGCGGAGGCGAACAGGCGCATACCTGGGCTCCCTGGCCTGAGGGGTCGGCGAGAGCTGGACACCGGTGCGGGGCACCACGGGCCGCGCCGGGCGGCACCGACCGGGGCGCCCGTGCCGCGTGGTGCGGGCACGGGCGACCGGCCGGGTGGCGATTCGGGGCGCCACGCGGCGGGTGGTGCTCGGCGGCCGGGTCAGAGCTCTCGCTGAGCGCGTCACGCCCCTGATTCGGGCGCCGCGCCAAGCCACCGCCCGGGATGCTAGCGGATAGGAAGGTTTCCTACCAGACTCTCCAACCCGGTGGCTCCTCCCGGGAGTTCAGAGGCTGATGTGGTACGCCTTGCGGAGGGTCTCGTGCACCGTCCAGGTCGTCTTGTCACCCTCGCGCAGCACGCACGCGTCGCCGGGGCCGATCTCCAGGGTCTCGCCGCCCTCGACGGCGACGGTCGCGCGCCCGGAGACCACCACGAACAGCTCGTTGGCCTCGATGTCGGTGACGACGCCGGGCGTGATCTGCCAGATGCCGCGCAGCTGCTTGCCGTCGGCCGACTCCCACAGCACCTTGCCCGTCACCTCGGGCGTGCCGGAGACGATCTGGGCGGGGTCCAGGGGCTCGACTTCGAGCTCCGCGTCGGGGATGTGCACGGCGAAGGAGGGCACGTCATGAGTGGTCATGGGCGGTGACTGTAGCGGGGGTCCGAGGGCGTTCCCAGGCCGGGACCGGGTGGAGGAACAGCCTCCGTTTCGGCTCCCACCAGGCGCGATGCCAAGAACCCGCGGCGGCGACGAAATCCGTACCGGCCTTCTCGCGCAGCGCCCCAAGGGAGTCGCGGCCGTCGCCGTCGCCTCGGGAAGGGAGCCGGTCACGGATTCCGCAGGCGGGGTCGGGCGTGTGGCAGGAGGTCGCCAACGAGGTTTGCGGGGCCGGTGATCGCGCCAAGGAATGGGACATGTCCACACAGGTGTCCGAAGAGGTACGGGAGGCGCTCCACGAGGGCCGGCCCGTCGTCGCGCTGGAATCGACGATCATCGCCCACGGCCTGCCGCGCCCGCGCAACCTCGCCGTGGCGACGGAGCTGGAGGAGTCGGTACGGGCCGGGGGCGCCGTCCCCGCCACGATCGCGGTCGTCGACGGCACGGCCAGGATCGGCCTCGACCGGGCCGCCCTGACCAGGATCGCCGAGGACCCGTCGGTGCGGAAGCTGGGCCACCGCGACCTGGCCCCGGCCCTGGCGACCGGGGCGACGGGGGCGACGACGGTCTCGGCGACGGCCTGGCTGGCGGACGCGGCCGGCATACGGGTGTTCGCGACGGGCGGGCTCGGCGGCGTCCACCGCGAATGGAGCGAGACCCAGGACGAGTCCGCGGACCTGCGGCTGCTCGCCCGGGTCGGGATCACCGTGGTGTGCGCCGGGGTCAAGTCGATCCTCGACGTGCCCGCGACGCTCCAGCGCCTGGAGACCCTGGGGGTGACCGTCGTCGGCTACGGCACGGAGCACTTCCCCGGCTTCTACCTCTCCTCCTCGGGCGAGCCCGTCGACTGGACCCTGCGCACCCCCGCGGAGGTGGCCGGGGTGATACGGGCGCAGGACGCCCTGGACGGCCCCCGGGCCGCGCTCGTCGTGGCCAACCCGGTGCCGGTGGCCGAGCAGTTGGATCCGGCGCTGCACGACCGGGTGCTCGCGCGCGGCCTCGCGGCGGCGAAGGAGAAGGGGATCACCGGGCAGGCGGTGACGCCGTTCCTCCTCGAATACCTGACGGTGCACACGGAAGGGGCGTCCCTGGAGGCCAACCTCGCGGCGGTACGGGGCAATGTGCGGCTCGCGGCGAGCATCGCGGCGGCGTACGCGTCGGGGGCGGCGCCCGGCGCCGGCGGCCGGTGACCCGGGCCGGGGGCGCGCTGCTCGTCGTCGGGGACGTGGTCACGGACGTCGTCGCCCGGCACCGGACACCGCTCGCCCCGGCGACGGACACGGCGGCGGAGATACGGACCCTGCCGGGCGGCGCCGGGGCCAACGCGGCCTGCTGGGCGGCGCGTTCGGGCGGCGGGGAGGTGCGGCTGCTCGGCCGGGTGGGGACGGACGCGGCCGGCTGGCACGAGCGGGCGCTGCGGAGTGCGGGCGTGCGCCCCCTGCTCGTCCCGGACGCGGACGCGGCGACGGCCACCGTGATCGCGCTCGTGGACGGCTCGGCGGAGCGCACCTTCCTGACGGACAGCGGCGCCGCGCTGCGCCTCTCCCCCGCCGACTGGTCGCCGGGGCTCCTGGACGGCGTGGCCCGGCTGCACCTCTCGGGGTACCTGTTCTTCGCCGCGCCGAGCCGCGAGACGGCCTGCCGGGCGCTGCGGGACGCGCGGGCGGCGGGGATCCCGGTGAGCGTGGACCCGGCGTCGGCGGGGTTCCTCGCGGAGCTGGGCGCGGACCGGTTCCTCGCGGCCGCGGAGGGAGCCGAGACGCTGCTGCCGAACGCCGACGAGGCCCGGTCGCTCACCGGGTGCGGGGAACCGGAGTCGGCGGCCGCGGAGCTGAGCCGGCGCTTTCCGCTGGTCGTGGTCACCCTCGGGGCGGCCGGCGCGCTGGTCGCCGAGGCCGGCGCGGTCACCGCGCGGGTGGCGGCGCCCCCGGTGCGGCCGGTGGACTCGACGGGCGCGGGCGACGCGTTCACCGGGGCCTTCCTGGCGGCGCGGCTCACGGGCGAGGACCCGGCGCGGGCCGCCGAGGCGGGCTGCCGCGCGGGCGCGGAGGCGGTCACCACGGTGGGCGGCAGACCCCCGACCGGCCCGGGCGACGGGTAGGCCCCGCGAGCCCGGCATGATCCGAAAGACAAGCCCCCGCCCGGCCCAGGCGGGGCTTCCGGACAGGCCCTAGGTCTTCAGGCCCGTCCAGGCCGGGTGGCGCGGGTCGTCGGCGCGGACGACGGCGTCCGCCGCCTCGGCGGGGCCGACCTCCATCTCGTACCGGGCGAAGGCGGGCAGGGTCCAGGGCTCCTCCGTGCGCCGGGCGAGGGCGCCGGGCGTGAGGCGCAGATGCACGGTGAGGTCGAAGGGGAACCAGTGGCCGAGCAGGAAGGTCCCGTGCAGCACGAGCACCCCGCGCGGCGGCAGCGTGACGTACGGGCTGCGGGTGGCGCGGTCCGTGGCCGGGTCCCACAGGTCGGGCAGCACGCGCCCGGTGCCGCCGGGGTCCAGCGGCCCGAAGACCTCCCGCCACAGGGCCCCGGTGTCGGTCCACCCGCTGTAGTACGCGTCGGGGTCCTGCTTCCCGTATTCGTACCGGAGGGAAGCGGGCCGCAGGAAGCCGCCGGTGCTCACGACCTGGACCGCTCGGCCGCGCGTGCGCAGCGCTTCGGCGAGGAGCCCGGCGAGCTCGCCGGCGGGTGCGGCGGGCGGGCCGTCGATGCCGACCTTGAGCCAGTCGTCGCCCGCCGCCGCGGGGGACGCGTCGAGGTGGCCGGCGAGCGTCTCGGCCAGCCGGTCCCAGGTGATCGCCTCGTATCGCATGCCGTCCATCCTGCCTGCCCCTCCCACCCCTGACGTGTACCGGCCGACATCTTCGGCCGTACGGTGACCTGGTCGCGCGACCGCTCGGCATGCACGGAGGAGAGGTGTGGTTCCCCATGAGCCGGCGTCAGGAAGCCCTGCCCTACGACACCACGGAGGCGACGACACCCTTCGGTCTCGGGCTGCACCATGTACAGCTCTCCCTGCCGCCGGGCGAGGAGGAGGCGTGCCGCCGCTTCTACGTGGACGTGCTCGGCATGACCGAGATCCGCAAGCCACCGGTCCTCGCGGCGCGCGGCGGTCTGTGGGTGCGCTCGGACGCGCTGGAGATCCATCTGGGCGTCGAGGAGGACTTCCGGCCGGCCCGGAAGGGACACCCGGGGATCCTGGTCGCCGACCTCGACGGTCTGGCCGAGCGGCTGGCCGGCCGGGGCGTCGAGGTGATGTGGGACGACAACTTCCCGGGCCACCGCCGCTTCTACGTCGCGGACTGCCACGGGAACCGGCTGGAGTTCCTGAGCCCCCAGCACTGAGCCGGGCTTGACCTTGTCACTGGCGTCAGGGTTCGACCATCGGCTCATGGACACCACCACTTCCAGCAGGGTCGTCGTCGTCACGGGTGCGGGCACCGGCATCGGCCGGGCCACCGCGCGCTCCTTCGCCGGGCAGGGGGCGACGGTCGTCGCCGTCGGCCGCCGGGCGGAGCCGCTGCGGGAGACCGCCGAGGGGCACCCTGGCATCCACCCGCTCGCCGCCGACATCACGGCGGAGGGCGCGGCCGAGGAGATCGTCCGTGCCACGCTCGCGGCCCACGGCCGGCTCGACGTCCTCGTCAACAACGCCGGGATCGCCGCCGGCGGCCCGCTCGGCACCCTCGACCGTTCCGTGATCGCCCCGCTGTTGGAGACGAACCTCGTCGCCCCGGTCCTGCTCACCCAGGCGGCCGTCCCCGCGCTCCGGGAGTCCCGGGGCGTCGTGGTGAACGTGACGACGACGATCGGCCAGCGCGGCTGGCCCGGCAACTCCGTCTATCCGGCGACCAAGAGCGCCATGGAGACCCTGACCCGCTGCTGGGCGGTGGAGCTCGCGCCGGCCGGTGTCCGGGTCGTGGCGGTCGCGCCCGGTGCGATCGAGACGCCGATCGCGGACCACATGGGCCTCTCCCCCGAGCAGCGCAGGGCGGTGCGGGAGTGGCAGCTCGCGCACACCCCGCTGGGCCGGGTCGGCAGGCCCGAGGAGGTCGCCTGGGCGATCACCTCGCTCGCCGCTCCGGACGCCGCCTTCCTGACCGGCACCGTGCTGCCCGTCGACGGGGGCGCGCTGGTGTCGTGATACGACTGCGCGGGGAGGTGGCGTCCTTGCGCATCGGTGAACTGGCCCGGCGGACCGGGGTGTCGGCCCGCTCGCTGCGGCACTACGAGCAGGCGGGGCTGATCGCGTCGGTCCGCGCGGCCAACGGGTACCGGGTGTACGAGGAGACGGCCGTCGCGCGGGTGTCGAACATCCGGTACCTGCTGGACGCGGGGTTCACGCTGGACGACGTGTCCGCGTTCCGTACGTGTCTGGACGGGGACATCTCGGCGGCTCCGCCCTCCGCCCGCGCCCTGGAGATCGCCCGTGAGCGGCTCGCCGTGATCGACGCGCGCATCGCGGCCCAGACGGCGGCCCGCGACCGCCTGGCGAAGGCGCTGGCCGCGCAGTCCTGAGCTCAGGCCGACGCGACGACCGACGCGACGACCGGGGCGACGACCGGCGCGGGGCGTTCCAGCACGGCGCGGCCCGCGTCGACCGCCGCGCCGAGCGTCAGCTCGCCCGCCGCGAGGGCCCGGCAGGTCGCCGCGTCGGTCCGGAGCCGGGCGTCGGGGGCCTCCACCGCTCCGTCACCGTAGCCCACGACCCCGTCCGC
This is a stretch of genomic DNA from Streptomyces sp. R44. It encodes these proteins:
- a CDS encoding MHYT domain-containing protein, whose translation is MQGTVDGFSYGLVTPVAAFLMACLGGALGLRCTTRSLRHHDTFKAGWLALGATSIGTGIWTMHFIAMMGFSVQQAPIDYDRPITFASLGVAVLMVGIGIFIVGYRGATALTLVTGGTITGLGVATMHYLGMAGMRLQGRIEYDTLTVALSVVIAVVAATAALWAAVSVHGFLASLGASLVMGGAVSGMHYTAMAAVSVHLHGTEARTGGGPTATSLLLPMLIGPAVFLILAAVVVMFDPLLVMGDPDWQRPAARPPHRPGVPAPRHVPSYGEPANWSARPPGRAAGRGARRSVARGGHRSQDW
- a CDS encoding methylated-DNA--[protein]-cysteine S-methyltransferase, which encodes MDIDTGAKAGPAGRERAGTVEWAVVESAIGPLFLAATGRGLVRVEFHADAARRERMLDRLAGQLGAELVECASGRLSEVMRRLDRYFAGEPDELDLPLDWSLTTGFNRQVLRELAAGVPYGTVVGYGELARRAGQPGAAQAVGAAMGANPLPVVVPCHRVVESDGGLGGFGGGLETKRQLLALEGVLPAPLF
- a CDS encoding MFS transporter → MSAPVTPVTPAELPALRRRVQAGLIATQVLGGLGIAIGFALAAVLARDVSGTEALSGLASTASVAGSALLAMPLATLMTRRGRRVGLVLAYLLASVGAGVVVLGAVLGNFPLLLVGLVGFGAGSSANLAARFAAADLAEPDRRARAISTVVWATTIGAVLGPNVAAPAGRSVSGLGIPAAAGPFVWAAGVFVLAAAVVAVLLRPDPLLTARALADGGPGGAAEGRSLRAGMDAVRKSSRARIALVTIAGSHTAMVSIMSMTPVALTHHGADIQLIGLVISGHITGMYAFSPLMGWLSDRLGRLSVIGLAVGLIGTAALVAGTAGPSHGRIALGLFVLGLGWSAGLVSGSALLTDSVPQAARAAVQGLSDFVMNTAAGVGGLVAGLIVSQAGYGPLNAIAACLLLPMAALALRGALRKA
- a CDS encoding MFS transporter — protein: MYLATTGRRDAPPRPTGTRRRVPGTVLALGTVSLVTDVSSEMVTAVLPLYLVLGLGLSPLQFGLLDGLSTGATALVRLLGGASADRGGRHKQVAGLGYALSACSRLGLLLAGGATGWIAGALAADRLGKGVRTAPRDALITLHSPPEDLGRAFGTHRAMDTTGALLGPLAAFALLWATAETYEAVFAVSFCVGAFGVLLWLLFVPGRARDTSPRETAPRARGALLAALRRSPAYRRIVLCSALLGAATVGDSFLYLLLQRRLDLDPTWFPFLPLGAACVYLLLAVPAGRLADRFGRRGPLLYGHGALLLAYGLLLAPVPGPAALVGVLVLLGVFYATTDGVLMALTGPFLAEGRQAGGLAVVQTAQALARLAAAVAFGAVWTASGPETALVAALLALAAALCCAARLLPSGPTPEGTAS
- a CDS encoding discoidin domain-containing protein, with translation MRLFASAPPRRTTDRLPLVLAAVLLLVGGLLLALPDRAGAAADTLISQGRPATSSSVEDSTFGPEKAFDGNATTRWASAEGVDPQWIKVDLGPSATVSRVKLVWEAAYAKAYRVEISADGSTWTRLATETAGNGATDDWTGLTGTGRYLRVYGTARGTSYGYSLWTVEVYGTTSTTPPPTGAFTVVAAGDIAAQCTASSSSCAHPKTAALAQRIAPSFYLTMGDNQYDDARLSDFRNYYDKTWGAFKAQTRPVPGNHESYDPAGAFSGYKSYFGAIAYPQGKPYYSYDQGNWHFVALDSNTFDDAAQIQWLKDDLARNTKGCVAAYFHHPLYSSGGHGNDPVSKPVWQILYAARADLVLNGHDHHYERFAPQDPNGQATADGIVEIVGGMGGAEPYDIETVQPNSQKRISGTYGVLKLNLTDTTYSWQYVGTDDQVKDSGPTYTCH
- a CDS encoding cupin domain-containing protein, coding for MTTHDVPSFAVHIPDAELEVEPLDPAQIVSGTPEVTGKVLWESADGKQLRGIWQITPGVVTDIEANELFVVVSGRATVAVEGGETLEIGPGDACVLREGDKTTWTVHETLRKAYHISL
- a CDS encoding pseudouridine-5'-phosphate glycosidase — encoded protein: MSTQVSEEVREALHEGRPVVALESTIIAHGLPRPRNLAVATELEESVRAGGAVPATIAVVDGTARIGLDRAALTRIAEDPSVRKLGHRDLAPALATGATGATTVSATAWLADAAGIRVFATGGLGGVHREWSETQDESADLRLLARVGITVVCAGVKSILDVPATLQRLETLGVTVVGYGTEHFPGFYLSSSGEPVDWTLRTPAEVAGVIRAQDALDGPRAALVVANPVPVAEQLDPALHDRVLARGLAAAKEKGITGQAVTPFLLEYLTVHTEGASLEANLAAVRGNVRLAASIAAAYASGAAPGAGGR
- a CDS encoding carbohydrate kinase family protein — protein: MTRAGGALLVVGDVVTDVVARHRTPLAPATDTAAEIRTLPGGAGANAACWAARSGGGEVRLLGRVGTDAAGWHERALRSAGVRPLLVPDADAATATVIALVDGSAERTFLTDSGAALRLSPADWSPGLLDGVARLHLSGYLFFAAPSRETACRALRDARAAGIPVSVDPASAGFLAELGADRFLAAAEGAETLLPNADEARSLTGCGEPESAAAELSRRFPLVVVTLGAAGALVAEAGAVTARVAAPPVRPVDSTGAGDAFTGAFLAARLTGEDPARAAEAGCRAGAEAVTTVGGRPPTGPGDG
- a CDS encoding uridine kinase produces the protein MRYEAITWDRLAETLAGHLDASPAAAGDDWLKVGIDGPPAAPAGELAGLLAEALRTRGRAVQVVSTGGFLRPASLRYEYGKQDPDAYYSGWTDTGALWREVFGPLDPGGTGRVLPDLWDPATDRATRSPYVTLPPRGVLVLHGTFLLGHWFPFDLTVHLRLTPGALARRTEEPWTLPAFARYEMEVGPAEAADAVVRADDPRHPAWTGLKT
- a CDS encoding VOC family protein, which produces MSRRQEALPYDTTEATTPFGLGLHHVQLSLPPGEEEACRRFYVDVLGMTEIRKPPVLAARGGLWVRSDALEIHLGVEEDFRPARKGHPGILVADLDGLAERLAGRGVEVMWDDNFPGHRRFYVADCHGNRLEFLSPQH
- a CDS encoding SDR family NAD(P)-dependent oxidoreductase; protein product: MDTTTSSRVVVVTGAGTGIGRATARSFAGQGATVVAVGRRAEPLRETAEGHPGIHPLAADITAEGAAEEIVRATLAAHGRLDVLVNNAGIAAGGPLGTLDRSVIAPLLETNLVAPVLLTQAAVPALRESRGVVVNVTTTIGQRGWPGNSVYPATKSAMETLTRCWAVELAPAGVRVVAVAPGAIETPIADHMGLSPEQRRAVREWQLAHTPLGRVGRPEEVAWAITSLAAPDAAFLTGTVLPVDGGALVS
- a CDS encoding MerR family transcriptional regulator, with protein sequence MRIGELARRTGVSARSLRHYEQAGLIASVRAANGYRVYEETAVARVSNIRYLLDAGFTLDDVSAFRTCLDGDISAAPPSARALEIARERLAVIDARIAAQTAARDRLAKALAAQS